A segment of the Capricornis sumatraensis isolate serow.1 chromosome 8, serow.2, whole genome shotgun sequence genome:
ttggaactctgcattcagatgcttatatctttccttttctcctttgctttttacttctcttcttttcacagttatttgtaaggcctccccagatagccattttgcttttttgcatttcttttccatggggatggtcttgatccctgtctcctgtacaatgtcacgaacctcagtccatagttcatcaggcactctatctatcagatctagtcccttaaatctatttctcacttccactgtataatcataagggatttgatttaggtcatacctgaatggtctagtggttttccctactttcttcaatttaagtctgaagttggcaataaggagttcatgatctgagccacagtcagctcctggtcttgtttttattgactgtatagagcttctccatctttggctgcaatctgatttcggtgttgaccatctggtgatatccatgtgtagagtcttctcttgtgttgttggaagagggtgtttgctatgaccagtgtgttctcttggcaaaactctattagtctttgccctgcttcattccacattccaaggccaaatttccctgttactccaggtgtttcttgacttcctacttttgcattccagtctcctataatgaaaaggacatctttttttggtgttagttctaaaaggtcttgtaggtcttcatggaaccattcaacttcagcttcttcagtgttactggttggggcatagacttggattactgtgatactgaatggtttgccttggaaacgaacagagatcattctgtcatttttgagattgcatccaagtactggattttggactcttttgttgaccatgatggcgactccatttcttctgagggattcctgtctgcagtagtagatataatggtcatctgagttaaattcacccattccagtccattttagttcactgattcctagaatgtcaacattcattcttgccatctcttgtttgaccacttccaatttgccttgattcatggacctgacattccaggttcctatgcaatattgctctttacagcatcggaccttgcttctatcaccagtcacatcaacaactgggtattgtttttgctttggctccatcccttcattctttctggagttatttctccagttgtctccagtagcatattgggcacctactgacctggggagttcctctttcagtatcctatcattttgccttttcatactgttcatagggttctcaaggcaagaatactgaagtggcttgccattcccttctccagtggaccacattctgtcagacctctccaccatgacctaccCGTTTTGGGtagccccacgggcatggcttagtttcattgagttagacaaggctgtggtcctagtgtgtttagattgactagttttctgtgattatggtttccgtgtgtctgccctctgatgccctcttgcaacacctaccgtcttacttgggtttctcttaccttggacgtagggtatctcttcacggctgctccagcaaagtgcagccgctgttccttaccttggacgagggttatctcctcaccgccccccctcctgaccttgaacgtggaatagctcctctagcccctcctgcgcccgtgcagccaccactccttggatgtggggttgctcttcCCGGCCGCCACtcctggcctcggacgtggggtagctcctcttggccgttcctgcaccattgcagcctggcactctcggccactgcccctgaccttggacgtggggtaaccaccataagatgtatttatttCTCCAGCACGTGCTGCATTCAGAACGCTggggcagaaatcaaagaaatctTCAGCCTGTCGTTAGACACTTGGGGGCACCAGATAGCCAGAAGGTAGAGTCTGGGGCACTGCTGTGGTGGGGCCTGGGTTAGAGACCTATCTCAGGCTTCAGGAAAGACCTTCCTGTGTGACTAGCCCACTAGAAGCACCAGTCACTATGGGCCGTTTTCCCCCAGAAGGGGTGGCTTTGTACAACTTTGTCTGCCTGGTCAGGCTGGAGGAACAGCTGGTGGGTACATGGACAGAGAGTGTGAAAGAGAGAGTCCTGCCCCACCTGTCACCCAGGTAAGAAAATTGTCAAGGGCCTCCTCCCTGGGCAGGTGCACACATGGAGGGAGACAGACATGAggcaaataattttaataaaatatcttttagagGAATCTCAGGGCACAGGTGGGAGCTCACAGCAAGGGATGTGGCCCAGACTCTCAGGATCAGGGGAAGATTCCCCAGATTAACTGAGACATAAGGAATGAGCAGCATCTGGTTACAAGAGTGGGGAGAGAGTGAAAGCTAAAGATACTTGCAAAGCCTCAGGGGCGAACAGTAAAGCGAGTTAAGGAACTGAACAAAGATGAGTCTGTCTGGAACATTAAAACAGGACAGGCACAGTTAAGGGCCTAACAGAGCATGTCAAGGAATCTGCATTTATAAACCACCTGAAAGGAGTTGTATAAGAGCAAGACATGATCACTCCAGCTGGAAAGGAAGACAAGAGAGGATTTTAGAAATCCCCGAAGCCAGAAGGTAGAGTCTGGGGCACTGCTGTAGTGGGGTCTGGGTTAGAGACCTATCTCAGGCTTCAGGAAAGACCTTCCTGTGTAAGTAGCCCACTAGGAGTACCAGCCATTATGGGCTGGTACTTGCTCCAGGTACTTTGCATGCTCCAGGCACTTTGCATGCTCCAGGCAGAAAGAGTGATGCTCAGGACTAGGATGGTGGTGGTGTGTAGAATCACCAGGAACTGGATGTGAAGGAAAGATAGGGGAGTTGATGATGAAGTGCAGATTCTTTGCTTGGACCACTGGGTAGGCAATAACTTCATTAACTATAGATGAAGATGGTGCATGCATGGGAGAAAAATGATGTGCTTTGCTTAGGACTATTGAGTTTGAGGTGTCGGGGAGAAACATGTTTcaactgcagggggcgtgggtttgacccctggttaggaaactaagatcctgcatgccacgtgagtggcacagccaaaacaacaacaacaagagatcTGGGATAGAGATGGAGATGGTTTGGGAGGCACTGGTCTATGTGTGGGCAACGTTATTTGGGAGGAGTGAGGAGAGCCTGGGAACATTGAAGGGACTGGCAGAAAAAGAGGAGGCTGAGAAGGAATGGCATCACTAACCTCACAGCCTAACCAACTGGCTTCCCACTGCCCATGTCACTGGAGCATCCTGGGATGCCCCTGGGAAGGTATCCAGGGCAACAGAAGGGACTAGGGAGTCATCCTGTTCTCCTTACCACTGAGTCCTAGCTCTGTTGACCCTGTCTTCACACCAAGGCGAACTCCTCTCTCTCCTAGATCCTTTCCCTAAGTAGTACAGACAGCCCTCCCCACTTCCAAACACCACATCTAGGGAAGGTGACAAGGAAATGGCTTGGCAAAACAAAGCAGATGAAAAGGCTAAATTATATGCTGACTTggaacttccttgatggtccagtggctaagactctgtactcccaacacagggggcctgggtttgatccctggtcagggaactagatcctgcttGCTCCACCTAAAGATCCCATGCACtgaaacaaagatcaaagatcctgagtgttgcagccaaatatttaaaaaattataataaaaacattattatGAGTAGGGCTCCAAGGGCTTCACCAAAATGTCAAAGAGGTGCATGGaagcaaaaacattaaaaacccCTGCTTGGTAGAAATATACATTGCCCTTACTCTAAAGCGATGCTTGACTTTGGGTATTGAGTCATCTCTCTGATCCGAGTCCATCACTTCCACCTCTTGGTGCCCCTAAAGGTGATGAGGTGGGGGCCTGGGGACACCTGagcccaaaataaaaaaaactgcATCAAATGCATGCAGAACGCTGGAAGAAGGAATGTCCCAGGGGTACAGAATCAATCAGTTGCAGGCCTACTTCAACAGGTGAGCCAGGAGCTGGACATATGTTCACACCCTCTTGAGAAAAGTGGCCTAATGAGATCTCTCCCATGATACCGGTCATCCTAGTCACAGCCAGATGGACAAAGAAGAGATCTTATCTGTGTCTGGGTATTGGCCTGGGAAATGGCCAGGCAGGACAGCTGGCCAAAGAGGTACTTTCAAATTGGATGGCAAAAAACTGACCTAATTAGATCTGGCCTCTTGGGAAGTTTGCACTTGAACATGTAGAAAGAATCAGCTGTTGGGGAGCCCATTAGTgacagacacagaggaaaaaaggTGAAGGATAAGGGAGAGTCAAGAGCAGGAACTTGCCAAGTTAGGGCTTCCTTTCACCCCACTCCCAGAGGACGTGCAGCCCTGCACCTCTGTCGCTTCCTGGAGGACTGCTTGTAGCCCACCTAACCTGTGCCTTCAGAGCTCCAGAACTGTGGAGGGCCAGGCCTCCCCAGCATGTCATAGCAGAGCATGACACCTGACATGCCATAGATCCAAAATGAGGAAGTTGCGGGCATTTTCCTCAGTCTCTGTAGTCTAGTCTCAGCTCTTCCTGGCCCATTAATAGGCCCTCACTCCTTGTGCCTAGTGCCGGGGCCCTGTTAACTTCTATGTCCTTGCAGGTCCCTTTCCAAGGACTCCCTATCTACTTGACTGCTCACAAAGCAGCCAGAGTCAGTATCACCTCTAGCAGGGAGGAGAGCGCAGAGGGCAAGCCAGtagaagtggggagggagggacagagagatgcTGAGGGAGGCAGCAGGGTTGACCCTGCGGCTTGGTTTCCTTGGTTCCCCTTGTCTGGACTGCTCCTCTTCGTCAGGCTTCTATAACACACCCCTCCCTCTTTCTAATTCCTCATGGATCAAACAGTCCACTCTCTTTGCCTGAAACAGATTTAGATTCAACTACATCCATACTGCCTTTAATCCTAACAATGTTTTAGTTGATGAGGCTCAGAAAGAGGTCTGATGCTGGCTGTCATAAGTGAGGAGTCCACGCTCCATAGCATGTTCTATAAACACCTTGCACGTGACCAACAGTCCAGCCTCAAAGCTCCCTGCCATGGCACCCTTGCCAAGCTGATATGCTCACATTCCCCAAAACATGCCCTCTCATTTCCAAGTCTTTGCTCCTGATGTTCGCCTTGGCTAGAATACCCCTAGCATCACCTGGTGAACTCTGAGGCAACTTTTAAGACtcaaggtggggcttccctggtggtccaatagttaagaatcacttgccaatgcaggggacctgggttcggtTCCTAGTTCCAGAAGTTCCCAcaatgcctcagagcaactacaTACActggtgtgccacaactactaagcctgcattctagagcccgggaactgcaactactacagctcacgtgcctagagcctatgctcagCAACAAGAAAGACCgtaggcagcaatgaagacccagtacagcaaaaaccaaacaaatcttaaaaaaagagaaagactcaagggatcttccctggtggtccagtggataagattccaagttcccaatgcagggatcccaggtttgatcctgaatCAGGGAACTGTcagtagattccacatgccacaactaaagatcctgcatgccacaactaagacccagcactgccaaataaataagtaaaaattaaaaaaaaaaatggtcaaagTGTGCTCCACTGTTCTTTATAAATTCCTGGTGGGGTAAGGGCTGGGTCCTAAACAGCCTTTGTATATCCAGCCCTTTGCTTAAGGCCTGGTAAGATGAGGGAATCAAAGAATATGTGCCCCTTGGCCTCAGTGTTACAAAATTATTAGGGTCCAGAAGTATGATGGATGGCACTTGGAACCTAGTAGGTGGGATGGCCTCAGGATGAGAATACTCTAGCTCAGTTTTTGGGTGGCAAGTAGATGACATCTAGAGCCACTGAGGGTATGGGTGGTCCCCTGGGTGCCAAAATTCACCCTCTTGGGTTTATTCAATCACTCAACAATACATGTCTGTTATGCTCTAAACACTCTGCCAGGTGCTGGGACTCAAAGATAAATGAATCAATTAGCTGGGAGGATACACCTGAGCTGAAATTTTAAGAACACTCtaaaaatctataaaagaaaaacaacagagttTATTCCGTGCTTCCGTccaggtgtgtctgtgtgtgagggATGGGGACCGCCTCCTTCCCACACCTCCATCCCTTCGCCTCACCTCAGCTCCCAAGGGAAGATTTGAGAGGATTAGAAATATAATCCCCAGGTTGGGTCTTGCTTTCAGGAAGGCGTGATGCCTGAATCCTAACCTGGTCCCCCCACACCTGGCCCCATTGTTTCCCTAATTCCCTGCATCCGGTTGGCAGTCCGTTCCCTGTCAAGAGGCCCTGAGAGTGATATGTGGAGACCCTGAAACTATCCCCCCTCCACACACCTCAGGGGACCCCACAAAGATGTCGGTCCTTTGGATGTGTAACGGCCCTTAAGGAGGTTCTCAAGGGACATTCTTAGCAAGTGCGACCCCTTTAAAACGAGGAGGCCTATGGGCGTGGGCTAGTGACCAAGTGGGCGTCACAAGTCCTAAACCAAGGTCTTAGCTCCTAGCGGACGCCGCGGTCCCGCCCCGAGCCCTCCCGAGGCTTGGCTTCCGGGAGCAGCTCCGCTGGGGCACCGCCCCCAAGACGCGGGCGCCAATTGGCCAGCGCGACCGCGGGGCGGGGCCAAATCTTAAAGAGTCGGAAGCCAAGGGCGACCTGGAGGTGGCCACGGCTGCAGAGAAAGGCAGGGAAGCGATGGCACGTGGCCCCATGTGGGtttcttttaaatctttaatgACTATACTCTAGTCTCAGGCCCATGGAGCCCACGCGAGACTACCCACTGTTCGGGGGCGCCTTCTCCGCCACTCTCCCTCCGGGGGCCATTGACGTAAGGTGAGACGGCCCAGGCACCAAAGGAATTTGACCAGGTGGGTTGCGGGAAGAAACCGGGGTCAACCAGGGTCTACCTCGCCTCTTTCCAGCGACCTCCGACCGGTCCCGGACAATCAAGAAGTTTTCTGCCATCGCGTGACAGACCAGAGCCTGATAGTCGAACTTCTAGAGCTGCAGGCCCACGTGCAGGGCGAGGAGGCTGCCCGGTGAGGGAGGCGGGCCCGCGGCTGGCCAATGGGAGGACCGGAGCCGAAGGAGTGGGCGGGGCCTGTGGCTGGACGGTTAATCACGGCAATGAGAACTCCAAGGGCAACATGTTATCACTGGAAGCGAGAGCAGCTTAGGATTTGAGAGATACTTGAAAGGAGCAGTCACAAATGCCCCTCCCTGACCCTGCTCCCTTAACTCCAGGTACCACTTTGAAGATGTTGGCGGGGTGCAAGAGGCTAGGGCTGTGCAAGTGGAGACTGTGCAGCCCCTCGTTTTGGAGAACCTGGCCCTGAGGGGCTGCTGTCAAGAAGCCTGGATCCTCTCTGGCCAACAGCAGGTAGCTAAAGAAAATCAGCAGGTGAGGGTCAGAGAAGTGTGAGACGTCCTGGAGGGGTTAAGGGGGTGGCGCTGGGGAATCAGGTAAGCATCCGGACTCTGATCCCTTTAGGTAGCCAAGTATGTGACACTGCATCAGGCTTTGCTGCGGCTGCCCCAGTACCAGACTGATCTCCTGCTCACCTTCAATCAGCCCCCGTAAGGACAGAAAGGGCACGTGGATAATGATTGGGTCCCCAGGGGAATTAGGCTTGGAGGGGCAGAGTAGGGAGACTGGCTGTTGGGGCCCTCCAAGGAAGTGGGAGTGAGCCACGAGTTTGGGGTCACAGATAACCAGGTCTTCTGGGGAAATGGGAGCTTCAAGGCCTAGATGATGTTCTCTATCTGTTCCCCACCCCCAAGCCCTGAGAATAGGTCATCTCTTGGCCCGGAAAATCTGTCAATTCCTCCCTGGAGCCTGGGCGACTTTGAACAGCTTGTGACCAGTCTGACCCTTCACGATCCCAACATCTTTGGTCCCCAGTAAGGATGCTGAAATGCTGCATAATGCTTCTGAAGACCTGGGGCTTCTGTTCTGCAAGGGGAACAAAGGGTTGGATACATTCCCCTAATTCCTTTCCAGTGCATAAACACAAGACACCTCCTCTCTGCAGAAATAAACTTGCTTTATAACCAATATAATCTCTGTGCCTTTGAAATCTAACAGAACACCTGGGTCCCCCCAGTTCCCTTTGGTCTTGGACGGGTGAAGTTAAAATTATACATGGGATCAGAAGGGACCCAAGGCCAGGAGTGGAGAAAGGGAGGAAACACACTTTGGAGTGATGGGTTCAGCCCTGAGAGAGCAGTGTGAAATGTGCAGGAGTACAGGCAGGGAAGGTTTAAAGCAACACCCAAGAAAGGGAGGGAAACTATCCCTTGTAGTGATTCAATCCTGAGAAATCAAATGGGGAGTGGTGTTGGTGGTCCCCCTCGGATGATGAAAGGCCATCTGGTCAGAAGTCTCCCGATAATAAAAAATGGAGTCGGAAGAGTCCAAGGAGTGCTGATTTGCTGGAGTGGGGAAAAGCGGCTGTCGTTACTTGGTGTACGTGTAGTAGACCATGCGCAGctggtcccagaagaagagggaaaggatGGTGTGGGGGCCTAGGCGGAAGTAGGAGGCACCTATTCCCTTGTACATGCCAAAAATGCCCTCTGTCCGAGCCGTCTGCAGCAGAGCATCCAGTAACCCCCGGTACATGAGGCCCTgagaggtgggagaggaagagcAGAGAGAAGGAGTTTGTCAGAACCCACCAGGAGCCTCACCTCAGTAGGCTGCATTTTAGGGTTCCTACCTCCACCCACAGTCTGCTTTCCCCCATCCCCCAGCTTTCCCAGCCTGCCCACACCCCAGGGCACTCCCTTACCTTGCCCTGAGCATCTGTGGGCTGGTTGTACAGCCTGGTGCTGACCACGTCAAAGGGTGTCATGGCCAGGACCACCGCGATGCCACTCACCATGGCGGCCGCCAGAGCCACCTTCCAGCTCTGGGGTGGAAATATCtaatgggggagggagggagagctcTGTCAGCCAATCGTTCAACCCCACAGAAAGGCCAGGCCCTGCACTGGGGATACAGGAGGGAGCCGGTAACTCAGGGAGCTTCCACTCCACCGGTGATAACACTGAAGGAGCAAGAGCTCAAGGCTCTGAGGACTCAGGCACACCTGGGTGGAAGGGACAAGAGAACTGTGGGAAGGTTAGAAAGAGACAGTGACCCTCCAAGACTACCTGCTACCCCCTCACATTGAATGTTGGCACTGTCCCACTTCAAGCTGAGCCCGCTTCAGcttgccccccccacccccacccacattCCCAGGGtggccccaccccttccccaggcAGTACCTCCCACTGGGTCATGAGGTCCTTGGTGGAGGAGAAGGTGCACAGCTGGGTGGAGGAACCGACGATAACTCGGGGCAGGCCGCCCAGGGCCCCACGCCACAACCCCACCAGACCATGTTTCTGGCCAATCTTGGTTAGTGCCTGAAACATGCCCTGGTGGGGGCCGGGGGAAAGACCATGGGGGCAGGGTTCAGTCACTCAAGCATCAGGGGCTGCTACCTCCTAACAGTGACAAGGATGGGTCCATCACAGGCACCCCAATGTCTAGACAACCAGTTCCATGTGGGCTTCAAGCATGAATGTGGCCCTCAGTTATCGACCAACCTATCCTTTTCTCCCTCGCCATCCCAGAACAGGGCAGGGCGTATGCAAGTGAGGACATTAGCAGGACAGGAGGATGGGGCAGGAGAAACAGGTGCAGAAGACTAGAGGAACTGGGAACATAGGGCAAAgagggtttgggtggattccagggGTGGAGTAGGGCTGAATTGATGGGCTGGGCAGATCTGTGGCTGGGTTGGAGCTGCTGGGTACAGGCAGAAAGctgggggaagaagggagagaatggGCAGGGACTCAAGCCGGGGATGGGAAAACCCTCACCTGATGATTATACTGGTGCCCCACAGCGATTTCTGTGGCTGCCTGTGCTTGGAGGTGTGTCTTCACCTGGGGAAGACAGAGTATTACAGCCTATGGCTCAGAGGTCAGCCTCCCACCTCAGAAACCCAAATGCCTGACCCCTTCACACTTTCTCTAGGGTGTTCAGCAAAGAATATCCTTCTAATCTGATAATTATTGTTGTTCCTACTTAACAAATTGGTCATGAGACTGTGTCCCTTGGCTCCAATCCCGGGGGATGGATCTCCTAGCACTGCGAGGCACCCCCACCCCTCTACATCCTCCCTCCCTTCGGGTAGGGGTGGGGGATGGAAAATGGCAACATTTCCTAAGACTGTCCAAGTTAGGGGAGACCTGGTGTCCAGCCTCTCATGCCACCTCCTATTCTCAGACTGGCAGACAGGATCTTCAGCCACTACCATGACCAGGCTCCAACATCAGACTCTGGGGCAGGTTGAGGGGTCCTCTGCAAAACTTGCTCTCTGGCCTCCCAGCTGGCTTTGGAGAGATCACTGTCCCTGAATCTCATAACCTGGGAGGGAGACCAGATTACCTTTCCTTCTACAGACCTCACTGCCTCACAGTGTCTTTCCAGAAAGAGTGCTAAGCAGGGccttgttcttgtttagtcactttcagtagtgtctgattcttttgcgaccccatggactatagcccgccaggctcctctgtccatgagatttcccaggcaagaatactggagtgggttgccatttccttctccaggggatcttcccaacccaaggatcaaactcgcatctcctgcattggaagtgaattctttactactgagccaccaaggaagccaagcAAGGACTGGACTGGTCCTAGCAAtaagcagctgtgtgaccttgagctagtcatttccttttctgggccTCAGGCTCCTGACCCTTCACCTATACCAGATAACTCAAAGAGGCAGACTACAGGATGGTAATTCTGTGATGCCCAGGACCTTCCCCAATCCCCAGACTCGTTGAAGTATATTAATCAAACCGCTCATCTTCCCCTACACAAATCCATTTCTAGCCTCAGTGAAGGCCCAGGCACCCACCCTGCACCAAGGATCTTCCTGGAAGGCCCCAGGCAAGACCCTTCTTCTCACCATGTAAATGGGGCTCCCCAAGTAGGCTCCCATGACCCCAGCCAAGGCCCCAGCTGCGGCGCTGCGAACAGGGCTGAGTGTGCCTTCAGCTGTATGCAGGTAACCCCCAGCTTCCACCAGCCCGTAGGTGCCCAGCCGGATTCCGTTCATCAGAAACTGGTATAagagggcaggggccaggccCTTCTGCAGAGCCGCCAGGCCGTCCACCTTGCCGATGGTGATGAAGGCATGGAAGACGTTTCGGTAGTGCCGTTGGTAGGTGCCGGGGGCCCGCAGTTCTCCCTGCAGCTGCATCCTGGTCTTCACCACCTCCAGGGGATTGGTGAACAAACAGGCCCCGCAGGCTGCCAGGCCACTCATCAAGAAGTCCATGGTGGGACAGCAGTAGCAGGAATTGGCCCAGGGGTAAGAAAGTTAAAATTAACTTCAGAAATGAGGTCAGAATATCCTGGGGAGAGCCTCAGTTCCAGCGGTTCAGGCTGCAGCAGGTAGAAATTTAGAGGTCTGGAATCTATAGAGTGTCAGGGTCAGATATCAAGAGGTCAAGGGTTAGCTGGAATTTGGGAGTCAGGAGATGGTAGAAAGAAATATGAGTTTAGGAGAGTCTGGCGAGAAGGCTATGGCAGGGACTTGTTAATTAAGGGATTCGAGGTCAAGGAGGGGCAGAAGTCAAGAGGACAGCAGGTGGGATGCTTAGGATGGCCAGACACGGGGGTCCGGAGTAGGTGAGAGAAAAGCGGAGTGGGGAGACGCCTgcggaggaggaagggaaaagaaaatcagcAGATGAAGGAGGGAGAGGACCAGGAGAAGATCCGGTGGCGTCCCCGGGACAGCAGCGAGGTCTGAAACGGGGAAGGAAGTCAAGACTCAGCAGAGAATGAGCGCCCCCAGGCATCTGCCGGAGCCCGCAGCAGCTTCACCCCCGGTTAGCCTACGGAGGCCACCACACTCCGATCATGGAAAGCAGCGCCCAATGAGAAGCCTTGGAGAGGCGTAGCCGAGAGCCGCAGCCAATCAACGCCGAGCCGGCTCGACGGCCAATGGAAGGTGCTCCAGGCGACTCAGCCCCCGGAATCTGCAGAGAAGCGGTTGGAGTTAACTCTCCACACCCCGGCACCGGTACCTGGGCTGTCGACTCAGGGTGCTGAGAGGGGTCCCCCGGGagcagagttttgttttgttttgttttttatcactGGTAAGGAGGAGGAGAGGTTGGACCCTGGGTCACTGGACGGGCGCAG
Coding sequences within it:
- the RANGRF gene encoding ran guanine nucleotide release factor isoform X1, which codes for MEPTRDYPLFGGAFSATLPPGAIDVSDLRPVPDNQEVFCHRVTDQSLIVELLELQAHVQGEEAARYHFEDVGGVQEARAVQVETVQPLVLENLALRGCCQEAWILSGQQQVAKENQQVAKYVTLHQALLRLPQYQTDLLLTFNQPPPENRSSLGPENLSIPPWSLGDFEQLVTSLTLHDPNIFGPQ
- the RANGRF gene encoding ran guanine nucleotide release factor isoform X2, translated to MEPTRDYPLFGGAFSATLPPGAIDVSDLRPVPDNQEVFCHRVTDQSLIVELLELQAHVQGEEAARYHFEDVGGVQEARAVQVETVQPLVLENLALRGCCQEAWILSGQQQVAKYVTLHQALLRLPQYQTDLLLTFNQPPPENRSSLGPENLSIPPWSLGDFEQLVTSLTLHDPNIFGPQ
- the SLC25A35 gene encoding solute carrier family 25 member 35 isoform X1; amino-acid sequence: MDFLMSGLAACGACLFTNPLEVVKTRMQLQGELRAPGTYQRHYRNVFHAFITIGKVDGLAALQKGLAPALLYQFLMNGIRLGTYGLVEAGGYLHTAEGTLSPVRSAAAGALAGVMGAYLGSPIYMVKTHLQAQAATEIAVGHQYNHQGMFQALTKIGQKHGLVGLWRGALGGLPRVIVGSSTQLCTFSSTKDLMTQWEIFPPQSWKVALAAAMVSGIAVVLAMTPFDVVSTRLYNQPTDAQGKGLMYRGLLDALLQTARTEGIFGMYKGIANQHSLDSSDSIFYYRETSDQMAFHHPRGTTNTTPHLISQD
- the SLC25A35 gene encoding solute carrier family 25 member 35 isoform X3 — encoded protein: MDFLMSGLAACGACLFTNPLEVVKTRMQLQGELRAPGTYQRHYRNVFHAFITIGKVDGLAALQKGLAPALLYQFLMNGIRLGTYGLVEAGGYLHTAEGTLSPVRSAAAGALAGVMGAYLGSPIYMGMFQALTKIGQKHGLVGLWRGALGGLPRVIVGSSTQLCTFSSTKDLMTQWEIFPPQSWKVALAAAMVSGIAVVLAMTPFDVVSTRLYNQPTDAQGKGLMYRGLLDALLQTARTEGIFGMYKGIGASYFRLGPHTILSLFFWDQLRMVYYTYTK
- the SLC25A35 gene encoding solute carrier family 25 member 35 isoform X2; amino-acid sequence: MDFLMSGLAACGACLFTNPLEVVKTRMQLQGELRAPGTYQRHYRNVFHAFITIGKVDGLAALQKGLAPALLYQFLMNGIRLGTYGLVEAGGYLHTAEGTLSPVRSAAAGALAGVMGAYLGSPIYMVKTHLQAQAATEIAVGHQYNHQGMFQALTKIGQKHGLVGLWRGALGGLPRVIVGSSTQLCTFSSTKDLMTQWEIFPPQSWKVALAAAMVSGIAVVLAMTPFDVVSTRLYNQPTDAQGKGLMYRGLLDALLQTARTEGIFGMYKGIGASYFRLGPHTILSLFFWDQLRMVYYTYTK